In Papaver somniferum cultivar HN1 chromosome 1, ASM357369v1, whole genome shotgun sequence, a genomic segment contains:
- the LOC113333688 gene encoding transcription factor MYB41-like, producing the protein MGRAPCCDKNGLKKGPWTPEEDQKLVDYIQKHGHGSWRTLPKNAGLQRCGKSCRLRWANYLRPDIKRGRFSFEEEETIIQLHSVLGNKWSTIAARLPGRTDNEIKNYWNTHIRKRLLKSGIDPVTHTPRLALLDLSSILRSSICNSPQLMNISGLLGLQSLVNPDLMRLLNTLVTSQRERQDYSLQNLQDNQVSKPQNQNHQFSSFQPNHQMLSSNHQQTPLLTASSTAAFAQFLNEAQQVLQGNEQSNSINLDSQNSQHTMRQNHNVGFTSISTENVVHFQSNQDYGSDQLFINSLPGNSNFQLNNYFNQDSFGLNSVLSTPTSSQTPMNSSNTTEDERDSYCSDLLQFQIPDMLDINGFM; encoded by the exons ATGGGTAGAGCACCTTGTTGTGATAAAAATGGTTTGAAGAAAGGACCATGGACACCAGAGGAAGATCAGAAACTTGTTGATTACATACAAAAACATGGTCACGGAAGTTGGCGCACACTTCCTAAAAATGCTG GTCTCCAGAGATGTGGAAAAAGTTGTCGTCTTCGATGGGCAAATTATCTGAGACCTGATATCAAAAGAGGAAGATtttcatttgaagaagaagagaccATAATTCAACTACACAGTGTATTAGGGAACAA GTGGTCGACTATCGCTGCTCGATTACCGGGACGAACCGATAACGAAATCAAGAACTACTGGAATACCCATATAAGAAAAAGGCTTCTAAAAAGTGGAATAGATCCTGTTACTCATACTCCTCGTCTCGCTCTTTTAGACCTATCTTCCATTCTTAGATCGTCTATTTGCAACTCCCCTCAGTTGATGAACATATCAGGATTACTGGGACTCCAATCACTAGTCAATCCAGACCTCATGCGACTACTTAACACTCTCGTTACTTCTCAACGTGAAAGACAGGATTATTCACTACAGAACCTTCAAGATAACCAAGTTTCCAAACCCCAAAATCAAAACCACCAGTTTTCATCATTCCAACCAAATCATCAAATGCTGTCTtcaaatcatcaacaaacaccaCTTTTAACTGCTTCTAGTACTGCTGCTTTTGCTCAATTCCTTAATGAAGCTCAACAAGTACTTCAGGGCAATGAGCAATCCAACTCTATAAATCTTGATTCACAAAATTCTCAACACACTATGAGGCAAAACCACAACGTGGGTTTTACTTCTATTTCAACCGAGAATGTTGTTCATTTTCAGTCAAATCAAGATTACGGGTCCGACCAATTATTTATCAACTCTCTACCTGGAAACTCAaattttcaattgaacaactactTCAATCAAGATAGTTTTGGTTTAAATTCAGTTCTGTCGACTCCTACATCTAGCCAAACTCCAATGAATTCGTCAAATACCACAGAAGATGAGAGAGATAGCTACTGCAGTGACTTATTGCAGTTTCAAATACCAGACATGTTGGATATCAACGGCTTCATGTAA